A window of the Tiliqua scincoides isolate rTilSci1 chromosome 5, rTilSci1.hap2, whole genome shotgun sequence genome harbors these coding sequences:
- the LOC136653761 gene encoding vomeronasal type-2 receptor 26-like: protein MMTQIYQHIPALEFAVKEINGNPHILPNLTLGFHIYNSHFRPRWTFRASVELLSRRGRFTPNYKCDAENLPAAVIGGPNSNVCLHMANILCIYKMPQLIYGSAPEMSNEAQIPFFHRMFPSGDQQYRGILQLLLHFSWSWIGVLYIEDNTERFIDDVLPMFLQNGICFDFIERFPPLTSLSRVTDMAGEGFETVKVVWGSSANAVLVHGEIQTMMTLRMVPHILEFENRQMMSKVWLLTAQMDFTSFPFQRSWDIQFLHGALSFAIHSKQVFGFQMSLQERKPTLHKEDGFIREFWEEAFACAFPSSVAEKEGREICTGEEKLETLPGSMFETSITGHSYSVYNAVYAVAHALHSLYSSQVKHRRMMRHGRSTFSNHQPWQLHDFLRSISFNNSVGEKMSFDQHGELVVGFDILNWVTFPNQSFQRVNVGSMEPQANTEKVLKIHEDIIVWPNWFNQARPLSLCNDLCLPGYSKTKIEGKQFCCYNCLPCPEGKISNHTDMDVCVQCPEDQYPNKDRDSCLPKDISFLSHTEPLGISLSTCALSLSFITTLVLGIFMKHQDTPIVKANNRKLTYTLLASLLLCFLSVFLFIGQPQKLSCLFQQTSFGIIFSMAVSCVLAKTITVVLAFMATKPGSRIRTWVGKGLSTFIVLPCTLLQATLCTVWLATSPPFPDLDMHSFVKEIVLKCNEGSPLMFYSVLGYLGVLSLVSFSVAFPARKLPDSFNEAKFITFSMLVFCSVWLSFVPSYLSTKGKYMVAVEIFSILASSSGLLFCIFSPKCYIILVRPELNKKDQLMRRNH from the exons ATGATGACTCAGATCTACCAGCACATCCCAGCCTTGGAATTTGCAGTAAAGGAGATCAACGGAAATCCCCACATCCTACCCAACCTCaccctgggcttccacatctataacAGTCATTTCCGTCCAAGGTGGACCTTTCGTGCCTCAGTGGAACTTCTCTCCAGGAGGGGCAGATTTACTCCTAACTACAAGTGTGATGCTGAGAATCTTCCGGCAGCTGTCATTGGCGGACCTAATTCTAATGTCTGTCTTCACATGGCAAACATCCTGTGTATTTACAAGATGCCACAA CTCATATACGGCTCTGCTCCAGAGATGAGTAACGAAGCACAAATTCCTTTTTTCCATCGAATGTTTCCAAGTGGGGACCAGCAATATAGGGGGATTCTCCAGTTACTGCTTCATTTCAGCTGGTCATGGATTGGGGTGCTTTATATTGAAGATAATACAGAGAGATTCATTGACGATGTGCTTCCCATGTTTTTGCAGAATGGCATTTGCTTTGACTTCATAGAACGATTCCCACCTTTGACAAGCCTGAGCCGAGTCACTGATATGGCGGGAGAAGGTTTTGAAACCGTCAAAGTTGTTTGGGGGAGCAGTGCCAACGCTGTGCTTGTACATGGGGAGATTCAAACCATGATGACACTGAGAATGGTGCCTCATATTCTTGAATTTGAGAATAGACAAATGATGTCTAAAGTCTGGCTTCTGACAGCCCAGATGGACTTCACTTCATTTCCCTTCCAAAGAAGTTGGGACATCCAGTTCCTCCATGGCGCTCTGTCTTTTGCCATCCACTCAAAGCAGGTGTTTGGATTCCAGATGTCCCTTCAGGAGAGAAAGCCCACCTTGCACAAAGAAGATGGCTTCATCAGGGAATTCTGGGAAGAGGCTTTTGCCTGTGCATTCCCCAGCTCTGTAGcagagaaggagggcagggagatctgcactggagaggagaagctggagactctGCCTGGGTCCATGTTTGAAACGAGCATTactggccacagctacagcgtctacaatgctgtctatgctgtggcacatgctttgcattccctGTACTCATCCCAAGTCAAACACAGAAGAATGATGAGACATGGGAGAAGCACATTTTCCAATCACCAGCCGTGGCAG CTCCATGATTTTCTGAGAAGCATATCCTTTAACAACagtgttggggaaaaaatgtcctTTGACCAACATGGAGAACTTGTTGTTGGCTTTGATATTCTCAACTGGGTGAccttcccaaaccagtcctttcaGAGAGTCAACGTTGGATCCATGGAACCACAAGCAAACACAGAGAAAGTGCTCAAAATTCACGAAGATATCATTGTGTGGCCCAACTGGTTTAATCAG GCCCGGCCCCTATCTCTTTGCAACGATCTTTGCCTTCCTGGCTATAGTAAGACCAAAATAGAAGGGAAGCAATTTTGCTGTTACAATTGTCTTCCGTGTCCAGAAGGAAAGATTTCAAACCA TACCGACATGGATGTTTGTGTTCaatgtccagaagatcagtatcCCAACAAGGACCGGGATTCCTGTCTTCCAAAAGATATCAGCTTCTTGTCCCATACAGAACCTTTGGGGATTTCTCTGTCCACTTGTGCTCTTTCCTTGTCCTTCATCACCACTTTGGTGCTTGGGATCTTCATGAagcaccaggacactcccatcgtcaaagccaacaacaggaaactcacctacactcttctcgcctccctcctgctctgcttcctttccgTGTTTCTTTTCATAGGCCAGCCACAAAAGCTATCATGCCTTTTTCAACAAACTTCTTTTGGTATCATCTTCTcaatggctgtttcttgtgtgttggccaagaccatcactgttgttttggcattcatggccaccaagccaggatccaggatcaggacgtgggtggggaaaggactgtCAACCTTCATCGTCCTTCCCTGCACCCTTCTTCAAGCCACTCTTTGTACTGTGTGGTtagcaacctctcccccattcccagatttggacatgcacTCATTTGTCAAAGAGATTGTACTGAAATGTAACGAAGGGTCACCTCTCATGTtttactctgtgttgggctaTTTGGGTGTCCTCTCCCTTGTCAGCTTCTCTGTGGCCTTTCCAGCCAGGAAGTTGccggacagtttcaatgaagccaagttcatcaccttcagcatgctggtcttttgcagtgtgtggttgtcctttgtcccttcttacctgagcaccaaggggaagtacatggtggctgtggagatcttctccattttagcCTCCAGTTCTGGGCTCctgttttgtatcttttcccccaagtGCTACATTATTCTAGTGAGACCTGAACTGAACAAAAAAGACCAGTTAATGAGAAGGAACCATTAA